One genomic window of Saccopteryx bilineata isolate mSacBil1 chromosome 4, mSacBil1_pri_phased_curated, whole genome shotgun sequence includes the following:
- the FBXL22 gene encoding F-box and leucine-rich protein 22 isoform X2 gives MHITQLNRECLLHLFSFLDKDSRKNLARTCPQLQDVFEDPALWPLLHFRSLTELRKDNFLLSPALRSLSICWHSSRVQVCSIEDWLKSAFQRSICSRHESLVSDFLLQVCDRCPNLESLTLSGCGHVTDDCLGRLLCSCLRLRTLRLENCARVTNRTLVAAAAHGRALQTLHVDFCRNVSAAGLRRLRAACPRLALRAEHSATMIPDQAPRSPPPPGQAVRKLLLR, from the exons ATGCACATCACCCAACTCAACCGGGAGTGCCTGCTGcacctcttctccttcctggACAAAGACAGCAGGAAAAACCTCGCCAGGACCTGTCCCCAGCTCCAGGATGTGTTTGAGGACCCTGCACTCTGGCCCCTGTTGCACTTTCGCTccctcacagaactcaggaaggaCAACTTTCTCCTGAGCCCGGCACTGCGGAGCCTCTCTATCTGCTGGCACTCCAGCCGCGTGCAGGTGTGCAGCATTGAGGACTGGCTCAAGAGCGCCTTCCAGAGGAGCATCTGCAGCCGGCACGAGAGCCTGGTCAGTGATTTCCTCCTCCAGGTGTGCGACAG GTGTCCCAACCTGGAGTCCCTCACGCTGTCTGGCTGCGGCCACGTCACCGACGACTGCTTGGGGCGATTGCTGTGCAGCTGTCTGCGCCTGCGTACACTGCGACTGGAGAACTGCGCACGCGTCACCAACCGCACGCTGGTGGCTGCGGCGGCGCACGGGCGCGCGCTGCAGACGCTGCACGTGGACTTCTGCCGCAACGTGAGCGCGGCCGGCCTGCGCCGCCTACGTGCCGCGTGCCCGCGCCTGGCACTGCGGGCCGAACACAGCGCAACCATGATCCCAGACCAGGCGCCGCGCTCCCCGCCCCCGCCGGGCCAGGCCGTCCGCAAGCTGCTCCTGCGCTAG
- the FBXL22 gene encoding F-box and leucine-rich protein 22 isoform X1, whose amino-acid sequence MHITQLNRECLLHLFSFLDKDSRKNLARTCPQLQDVFEDPALWPLLHFRSLTELRKDNFLLSPALRSLSICWHSSRVQVCSIEDWLKSAFQRSICSRHESLVSDFLLQVCDRWGSVPARFRHLSWVRPANKSQEPRPMPTIGLSGLEAVWFCVLPEEGYHCLQKALYTPNRNLHNSTGRHYSLSTAPPGKLGSVSQPGVPHAVWLRPRHRRLLGAIAVQLSAPAYTATGELRTRHQPHAGGCGGARARAADAARGLLPQRERGRPAPPTCRVPAPGTAGRTQRNHDPRPGAALPAPAGPGRPQAAPALGRQRREHSGHGAGWKEPTQLLHRPDCRHIF is encoded by the exons ATGCACATCACCCAACTCAACCGGGAGTGCCTGCTGcacctcttctccttcctggACAAAGACAGCAGGAAAAACCTCGCCAGGACCTGTCCCCAGCTCCAGGATGTGTTTGAGGACCCTGCACTCTGGCCCCTGTTGCACTTTCGCTccctcacagaactcaggaaggaCAACTTTCTCCTGAGCCCGGCACTGCGGAGCCTCTCTATCTGCTGGCACTCCAGCCGCGTGCAGGTGTGCAGCATTGAGGACTGGCTCAAGAGCGCCTTCCAGAGGAGCATCTGCAGCCGGCACGAGAGCCTGGTCAGTGATTTCCTCCTCCAGGTGTGCGACAG ATGGGGAAGTGTTCCCGCAAGGTTCAGACATTTGTCCTGGGTCAGACCAGCAAATAAATCACAG GAGCCACGGCCTATGCCCACCATAGGTCTTTCTGGACTGGAGGCAGTCTGGTTCTGTGTACTCCCAGAAGAGGGTTACCACTGCCTACAGAAGGCTCTTTACACCCCAAATAGAAATCTTCACAACTCCACTGGCAGGCATTATTCCCTCTCTACTGCTCCACCAGGAAAACTAGGCTCG GTGTCCCAACCTGGAGTCCCTCACGCTGTCTGGCTGCGGCCACGTCACCGACGACTGCTTGGGGCGATTGCTGTGCAGCTGTCTGCGCCTGCGTACACTGCGACTGGAGAACTGCGCACGCGTCACCAACCGCACGCTGGTGGCTGCGGCGGCGCACGGGCGCGCGCTGCAGACGCTGCACGTGGACTTCTGCCGCAACGTGAGCGCGGCCGGCCTGCGCCGCCTACGTGCCGCGTGCCCGCGCCTGGCACTGCGGGCCGAACACAGCGCAACCATGATCCCAGACCAGGCGCCGCGCTCCCCGCCCCCGCCGGGCCAGGCCGTCCGCAAGCTGCTCCTGCGCTAGGCCGCCAGCGTCGGGAGCACAGCGGCCACGGCGCGGGGTGGAAGGAGCCAACCCAGCTCCTCCACCGCCCAGACTGTCGCCAcattttctga